One window from the genome of Pedobacter schmidteae encodes:
- a CDS encoding cysteine desulfurase family protein, with protein MERVYLDNAATTPLDKEVMAEMVNVMDNYYGNPSSIHAQGREVRTLIEKARKTVSGLLNASPAEIFFTSGGTEADNTAIRCGIAAFNIKHAITSKIEHHAVEHTLGMLLKQGVIEKLSFVDIDEKGNVDLNHLEELLKNNERSFVSLMHANNELGTLNDIESIGELCETYNAIYHCDTVQTMGHYVHDVRKLKAHFIVCAAHKLHGPKGVGFLFVNHNIKISPMIFGGAQERNMRGGTENVYGIVGLAKALEIAYAEMDSHQQHIQGLKDYLKEQLIEAIPDICFNGETDADKSLYTVLNVSFPAMDMADMLLFNLDINGISASGGSACSSGSNIGSHVLTGIGADPNRPSVRFSFSKYNTKAELDFVVEKVKQIVAQNVSA; from the coding sequence ATGGAACGGGTTTATTTAGATAACGCCGCCACTACTCCTTTGGACAAGGAAGTGATGGCGGAGATGGTAAACGTAATGGACAATTATTACGGAAACCCATCATCAATTCATGCTCAGGGCCGGGAAGTACGTACATTAATTGAAAAAGCGAGGAAAACGGTATCAGGACTTTTGAATGCCAGCCCCGCCGAAATATTTTTTACATCCGGTGGCACTGAGGCCGATAATACAGCTATTCGTTGTGGTATTGCTGCGTTTAATATTAAACATGCAATCACTTCAAAAATAGAACACCACGCTGTTGAACATACTTTGGGTATGCTGCTGAAGCAAGGGGTAATTGAAAAGCTGAGTTTTGTGGATATCGACGAAAAAGGGAATGTCGACCTCAATCACCTGGAAGAATTGCTAAAAAATAATGAACGTTCTTTTGTATCCTTAATGCATGCCAATAATGAATTGGGTACTTTAAACGATATTGAAAGTATAGGAGAGCTTTGCGAAACGTACAATGCCATTTATCATTGTGATACCGTTCAAACGATGGGGCATTATGTGCACGATGTAAGAAAGCTGAAAGCACACTTTATTGTGTGTGCAGCACATAAATTGCATGGCCCTAAAGGGGTAGGCTTCCTGTTTGTAAACCACAACATTAAAATCAGTCCGATGATTTTTGGTGGTGCGCAGGAGCGCAACATGCGCGGCGGAACCGAAAACGTATATGGAATTGTAGGATTGGCTAAGGCGTTGGAAATTGCTTATGCAGAGATGGATAGTCACCAGCAACACATCCAGGGATTGAAAGATTACCTGAAAGAGCAGCTTATCGAGGCCATTCCTGATATTTGTTTTAATGGCGAAACCGACGCAGATAAGAGTTTGTATACGGTACTGAATGTTTCTTTCCCGGCAATGGACATGGCAGATATGTTATTGTTTAACCTGGATATTAACGGTATTTCGGCTTCCGGTGGTAGTGCCTGCTCATCGGGTTCCAACATTGGTTCTCATGTGCTTACCGGTATTGGGGCCGATCCGAACAGACCATCTGTACGTTTCTCCTTCAGTAAATACAATACCAAAGCCGAACTTGATTTTGTGGTAGAAAAAGTAAAGCAGATTGTAGCGCAAAATGTAAGTGCTTAA